The Xanthomonas rydalmerensis genomic interval CCGAGATCACCAGGATGTCCTTGCCCGGCTTCAGCCCGGCCTCCTCGATCGCCTGGATCGCGCCGATCGCCATGTCGTCGTTGTGCGCATAGAGCACGTCGATGTTGCGCCCCTCCGCCTTCAGGAACGCCTCCATCACTTCCTTGCCCTTGGCGCGGGTGAAGTCGCCGCTCTGCGAGCGCACGATCTGGAAGCGCGGATGCGCCGCCAGGATTTCCTTGAAGCCCTTCATGCGATCGATCGCCGGCGCCGAGCCGACGGTGCCTTGCAGCTCGACGATGCGCACCGGCTTGTCGCCGTCCTTCAGCGGCGAGCGCTCGACCAGCCAGCGCGCCGCCTTGCGCCCTTCCTCGACGAAATCCGAGCCGATCAGGGTGACGTACAGGCTGTCGTCGGACACCTTTACCGCGCGGTCGGTGAGCACCACCGGGATCTTCGCGGCCTTGGCCTCGCGCAGCACCGTCTCCCAGCCCGATTCCACCACCGGCGAAAACGCGATCACGTCCACGCGCTGGGCGATGAACGAACGCAGCGCCTTGATCTGGTTCTCCTGCTTCTGCTGCGCGTCGGAGAACTTCAGCTTCATGCCGGCATCGGCGACGGCCTGCTTGATCGAAGCGGTGTTGGCGGTACGCCACTCGCTCTCGGCGCCGACCTGGCTGAAACCGACGGTCAGTTGTCCGGGCGCCTTGCCCGCGTCCTTGCCGCCGCCGGAACAGGCGGCCAGCGCCATGCCCAGCAGCGCCACGATGCCCAGCGCACGCATTCCCGACTTGTGCTTCTGCATAGCCCCTCCTCGTTGATGGCACGCTGGCGGCGGACGGGCCCTGAGGCCGCGACGCGCCGCCCACCCTCCCAGGCCGGCGTGCGCTGGTTCGATCAGTTCATGGTGCGGATGTATAGGCGGTCTTGACCGTGGTGTAGAACTCCACCGCATACCGGCCCTGCTCGCGCGGGCCGTAGCTGGACGCCTTGCGCCCGCCGAACGGCACGTGCGGGTCGACGCCGGCGGTGGGCAGGTTGACCATCACCATGCCCGCCTGCGCGTGCCGCTTGAAATGCGTGGCGTGCTTCAGCGAGCGCGTGGCGATGCCGGCGCACAGGCCGAACTCGGTGTCGTTGGCCAGGGCCAGCGCGTGCTCGTAGTCGTCGGCCACCAGCACCGCCGCGACCGGGCCGAACACTTCCTCGCGGGCGATGCGGTGCTGCGGCTGCGCGGCGACCAGTGCCGGGCGCAGGTAGTAGCCGCGGTGCGCGCATTCCAGCGCTTCGCCGCCGTAGAGCAGTTCGGCGCCTTCCTCGCGGGCGATGCGCAGGTACTCGCGGTCCTGTTCGAACTGGCTGGCGCTGGCGACCGGGCCGATGTCCACGCCCGGCTCCAGCGCATGGCCGATCTTCAGCGCGGCCAGGCGCGTGCGCACACGCGCGAGGAATTCATCGTGCACCGCGCGTTCGACGATCAACCGGCTCGAGGCGGTGCAGCGCTGGCCGGTGGAGAAGTACGCACCGTTGACCGCGATCTCCACCGCCAGGTCCAGGTCGGCATCGGCCAGCACCACCAGCGGATTCTTGCCGCCCATCTCCAACTGGATCTTCAGCCCGCGCTCGGCGGCCTGGCGCAGCAGCCGGTTGCCGGTGGGCACCGAGCCGGTGAAGCTCAGCGCATCGATGCCGCGCTCGGCGACCAGCGCCTGGCCGACCGTGCTGCCGCTGCCGAGCACCAGGTTGAACGCGCCGTTGGGCAGGCCGGCGCGGCTGAGGATCTCGGCCAGCGCCCAGGCGCAGCCGGGCACGATCTCCGCCGGCTTGAACACCACGGTGTTGCCGTAGGCCAGCGCCGGCGCGATCTTCCACGCCGGGATCGCCAGCGGAAAATTCCACGGCGCGATGATGCCGACCGTACCGACCGGCTCGCGGGTGATTTCGACGTTGACCCCGGGCCGGGTGGAGGCCAGCGTTTCGCCGGGAATGCGCAAGGCCTCGCCGGCGAAGAACTTGAAGATCTGGCCGGCGCGCGCCGCCTCGCCGATGCTCTCCGGCAGGGTCTTGCCCTCTTCCGATGCCAGCAGCGCGCCCAATTCCTGCTTGCGCGCCAGGATCTCGCTGCCGACCGCGTCCAGCGCGTCGGCG includes:
- a CDS encoding ABC transporter substrate-binding protein, which encodes MQKHKSGMRALGIVALLGMALAACSGGGKDAGKAPGQLTVGFSQVGAESEWRTANTASIKQAVADAGMKLKFSDAQQKQENQIKALRSFIAQRVDVIAFSPVVESGWETVLREAKAAKIPVVLTDRAVKVSDDSLYVTLIGSDFVEEGRKAARWLVERSPLKDGDKPVRIVELQGTVGSAPAIDRMKGFKEILAAHPRFQIVRSQSGDFTRAKGKEVMEAFLKAEGRNIDVLYAHNDDMAIGAIQAIEEAGLKPGKDILVISVDGVKGAFEAMQAGKLNVTVECNPLLGPQLVQAIRDLKAGKTLPKRIVVEESVYTQDQAAAELPKRKY
- a CDS encoding aldehyde dehydrogenase family protein, which translates into the protein MTRRFQSYIDGRWVAGDAIAPDENPSDLSAPVGEAGGVDAATVREAIAAANAAQSAWAASTPQQRADALDAVGSEILARKQELGALLASEEGKTLPESIGEAARAGQIFKFFAGEALRIPGETLASTRPGVNVEITREPVGTVGIIAPWNFPLAIPAWKIAPALAYGNTVVFKPAEIVPGCAWALAEILSRAGLPNGAFNLVLGSGSTVGQALVAERGIDALSFTGSVPTGNRLLRQAAERGLKIQLEMGGKNPLVVLADADLDLAVEIAVNGAYFSTGQRCTASSRLIVERAVHDEFLARVRTRLAALKIGHALEPGVDIGPVASASQFEQDREYLRIAREEGAELLYGGEALECAHRGYYLRPALVAAQPQHRIAREEVFGPVAAVLVADDYEHALALANDTEFGLCAGIATRSLKHATHFKRHAQAGMVMVNLPTAGVDPHVPFGGRKASSYGPREQGRYAVEFYTTVKTAYTSAP